Proteins from a single region of Eucalyptus grandis chloroplast, complete genome:
- the rpl32 gene encoding ribosomal protein L32, with protein MAVPKKSTSISKKRIRKNIWKKKVYRAALKAFSLAKSLSTGNSKSFFVRQLNSQTLD; from the coding sequence ATGGCAGTTCCAAAAAAAAGTACTTCTATATCAAAAAAACGTATTCGTAAAAACATTTGGAAAAAGAAGGTATATCGGGCAGCGTTGAAAGCTTTTTCCTTAGCGAAGTCTCTTTCTACCGGGAATTCAAAAAGTTTTTTTGTACGACAATTAAATAGTCAAACACTAGATTAA
- the ccsA gene encoding cytochrome c heme attachment protein — translation MIFSTLEHILTHISFSIISIVITIFLISLSVDEIVGLYDSSEKGMIATFFCITGLLVTRWIYSGHFPLSDLYESLIFLSWSFSVIHMVPYFKKHKNYLSTITAPSTIFTQGFATSSLLTEMHQSEIVVPALQSQWLMMHVSMMILGYAALLCGSLLSVALLVITLRKAIRVFSKKNNFLNESFSFVEIQYMNERSNVLLTTSFCSSRNYYRAQLIQQLDQWSYRIISLGFLFLTIGILSGAVWANEAWGSYWNWDPKETWAFITWTLFAIYLHTRTNKNWESLNCAIVASIGFLIIWICYFGVNLLGIGLHSYGSFNLH, via the coding sequence ATGATATTTTCCACCTTAGAACATATATTAACTCATATATCCTTTTCGATCATTTCAATAGTAATTACTATTTTTTTGATAAGCTTATCGGTCGATGAAATCGTAGGACTATATGATTCGTCAGAAAAAGGCATGATAGCTACTTTTTTCTGTATAACAGGCTTATTAGTCACTCGTTGGATTTATTCGGGACATTTCCCGTTAAGTGATTTATATGAATCATTAATTTTTCTTTCATGGAGTTTCTCCGTTATTCATATGGTTCCGTATTTTAAAAAACATAAAAATTATTTAAGCACAATAACCGCGCCAAGTACTATTTTTACCCAAGGCTTTGCTACTTCGAGTCTTTTAACTGAAATGCATCAATCCGAAATAGTAGTACCTGCTCTCCAATCCCAATGGTTAATGATGCATGTAAGTATGATGATATTGGGCTACGCAGCTCTTTTATGTGGATCATTATTATCAGTAGCTCTCTTAGTCATTACATTGCGAAAAGCCATAAGGGTTTTTAGTAAAAAAAACAATTTTTTAAATGAGTCATTTTCCTTTGTCGAGATCCAATACATGAATGAAAGAAGCAATGTTTTACTAACCACTTCTTTTTGTTCTTCTCGAAATTATTACAGGGCTCAACTGATTCAACAACTAGATCAGTGGAGTTATCGTATTATTAGTCTAGGGTTTCTCTTTTTAACCATAGGTATTCTTTCGGGAGCAGTATGGGCTAATGAGGCATGGGGGTCATATTGGAATTGGGACCCAAAGGAAACTTGGGCATTTATTACTTGGACCCTATTTGCGATTTATTTACATACTCGAACAAATAAAAATTGGGAAAGTTTAAATTGCGCAATTGTGGCTTCTATAGGCTTTCTTATAATTTGGATATGCTATTTTGGGGTTAATTTATTAGGAATAGGATTACATAGTTATGGTTCATTTAATTTACATTAA
- the ndhD gene encoding NADH-plastoquinone oxidoreductase subunit 4 (start codon not determined): TNYFPWLTIIVLLPIFAGSLIFFLPHRGNKVIRWYTICICTLELLLTTYTFCYHFQLNDPLTQLTEDYKWINFFDFYWRLGIDGLSIGPILLTGFITTLATLAARPVTRDSRLFHFLMLAMYSGQIGSFSSRDLLLFFIMWELELIPVYLLLAMWGGKKRLYSATKFILYTAGGSIFLLIGVLGIGLYGSNEPTLNLETLANQSYPVALEIILYIGFLIAFSVKLPIIPLHTWLPDTHGEAHYSTCMLLAGILLKMGAYGLVRINMELLPHAHSIFSPWLIIVGAIQIIYAALTSPGQRNLKKRIAYSSVSHMGFIIIGIGSITDTGLNGAILQIISHGFIGAALFFLAGTSYDRIRLVYLDEMGGMAIHLPKIFTMFSILSMASLALPGMSGFLAELIVFFGIITSHQYLLMPKILITFVMAIGMILTPIYLLSMLRQMFYGYKLFNVPNSYFLDFGPRELFVSISILLPIIAIGIYPDFVLSLSVDKVEAIISNYFYQ, encoded by the coding sequence ACGAATTATTTTCCTTGGTTAACAATAATTGTACTTTTGCCGATATTCGCAGGTTCTTTAATTTTCTTTCTACCTCATAGAGGAAATAAGGTAATAAGGTGGTATACTATATGCATATGCACTTTAGAGCTCCTTTTAACTACCTATACATTCTGTTATCATTTCCAATTGAACGATCCATTAACCCAATTAACAGAGGATTATAAATGGATTAATTTTTTTGATTTTTACTGGAGATTGGGAATAGATGGACTTTCTATAGGACCTATTTTACTGACGGGATTTATCACCACTTTAGCTACTTTAGCGGCTCGGCCAGTTACTCGAGATTCCCGATTATTCCATTTCCTGATGTTAGCAATGTACAGCGGTCAAATAGGATCATTTTCTTCTCGAGACCTTTTACTTTTTTTCATCATGTGGGAGTTAGAATTAATTCCCGTTTATCTACTTCTAGCGATGTGGGGGGGAAAGAAACGTCTGTATTCCGCTACAAAATTTATTTTGTACACTGCGGGAGGTTCCATTTTTCTATTAATAGGGGTTCTGGGTATTGGTTTATATGGTTCCAACGAACCAACATTAAATTTGGAAACATTAGCTAATCAATCGTATCCGGTGGCACTGGAAATAATACTCTATATTGGATTTCTTATTGCTTTTTCTGTTAAATTACCGATTATACCCTTACATACATGGTTACCAGACACCCATGGAGAGGCACATTATAGTACTTGTATGCTTCTAGCCGGAATTTTATTAAAAATGGGAGCATATGGGTTGGTTCGAATCAATATGGAATTATTACCTCATGCTCATTCTATATTTTCTCCCTGGTTGATTATAGTAGGCGCAATCCAAATAATCTATGCAGCTTTAACATCTCCTGGTCAACGTAATTTAAAAAAAAGAATAGCCTATTCCTCTGTATCTCATATGGGTTTCATAATTATTGGAATTGGCTCGATAACTGATACGGGACTCAATGGAGCCATTTTACAAATAATCTCTCATGGATTTATCGGCGCTGCTCTTTTTTTCTTGGCAGGAACGAGTTATGATCGAATACGTCTTGTTTATCTCGACGAAATGGGTGGAATGGCTATCCACCTTCCAAAAATATTCACAATGTTTAGTATCTTATCAATGGCTTCCCTTGCATTACCAGGTATGAGTGGTTTTCTTGCAGAATTGATAGTATTTTTTGGAATAATTACCAGCCACCAATATCTTTTAATGCCAAAAATACTAATTACTTTTGTAATGGCAATTGGAATGATATTAACTCCTATTTATTTATTATCTATGTTACGCCAAATGTTCTATGGATACAAGTTATTTAATGTTCCAAACTCTTATTTTTTGGATTTTGGGCCGCGAGAGTTATTTGTTTCCATCTCTATTCTTCTACCAATAATAGCTATTGGTATTTATCCAGATTTCGTTCTTTCACTATCTGTTGACAAAGTCGAAGCTATTATATCTAATTATTTTTATCAATAG
- the psaC gene encoding photosystem I subunit VII: MSHSVKIYDTCIGCTQCVRACPTDVLEMIPWDGCKAKQIASAPRTEDCVGCKRCESACPTDFLSVRVYLWHETTRSMGLAY, encoded by the coding sequence ATGTCACATTCAGTAAAGATTTATGATACATGTATAGGATGTACTCAATGTGTGCGAGCCTGCCCAACAGATGTATTAGAAATGATACCGTGGGATGGATGTAAAGCTAAGCAAATTGCTTCTGCTCCAAGAACAGAGGACTGTGTCGGTTGTAAGAGATGTGAATCCGCCTGTCCAACGGATTTTTTGAGCGTTCGAGTTTATTTATGGCATGAAACAACTCGAAGCATGGGTCTAGCGTATTAA
- the ndhE gene encoding NADH-plastoquinone oxidoreductase subunit 4L, with amino-acid sequence MILEHVLVLSAYLFSIGIYGLITSRNMVRALMCLELILNAVNINFVTFSDFFDSRQLKGDIFSIFVIAIAAAEAAIGLAIVSSIYRNRKSTRINQSNLLNK; translated from the coding sequence ATGATACTCGAACATGTACTTGTTTTGAGTGCCTATTTATTTTCTATTGGTATCTATGGATTGATCACGAGTCGAAATATGGTTAGGGCCCTTATGTGTCTTGAACTTATCCTCAATGCGGTTAATATAAATTTTGTAACATTTTCAGATTTTTTTGATAGTCGACAATTAAAAGGAGATATTTTCTCCATTTTTGTTATAGCTATTGCAGCCGCTGAAGCAGCTATTGGGTTAGCTATTGTTTCGTCAATTTATCGTAACAGAAAATCAACTCGTATCAATCAATCGAATTTGTTGAATAAATGA
- the ndhG gene encoding NADH-plastoquinone oxidoreductase subunit 6 produces the protein MDLPGPIHDFLLVFLGSGLILGSLGVVLLTNPIYSAFSLGLVLVCISLFYILSNSHFVAAAQLLIYVGAINVLILFAVMFMNGSEYYKDLNLWTVGDGITSLVCTSILVSLMTTILDTSWYGIIWTTKSNQIIEQDLIGNSQQIGIHLSTDFFLPFELISIILLVALIGAIAVARQ, from the coding sequence ATGGATTTGCCTGGACCAATACATGATTTTCTTTTAGTTTTTCTGGGATCAGGTCTTATATTAGGAAGTCTAGGGGTGGTATTACTTACCAATCCAATTTATTCTGCCTTTTCCTTGGGATTGGTTCTTGTTTGTATATCCTTATTTTATATTCTATCAAACTCCCATTTTGTAGCGGCTGCGCAGCTCCTTATTTATGTAGGAGCTATAAACGTTTTAATTCTATTTGCTGTGATGTTCATGAATGGTTCAGAATATTACAAAGATTTGAATCTTTGGACTGTTGGAGATGGGATTACTTCGTTGGTTTGTACAAGTATTTTGGTTTCACTAATGACTACTATTTTAGATACGTCTTGGTACGGGATTATCTGGACGACAAAGTCAAACCAGATTATCGAGCAAGATTTGATAGGTAATAGTCAACAAATTGGAATTCATTTATCAACAGATTTTTTTCTTCCATTTGAACTCATTTCCATAATTCTTTTAGTTGCTTTGATAGGTGCAATTGCTGTTGCTCGTCAATGA
- the ndhI gene encoding NADH-plastoquinone oxidoreductase subunit I yields the protein MFPMVTGFMNYGQQTVRAARYIGQGFMITLSHANRLPVTIQYPYEKLITSERFRGRIHFEFDKCIACEVCVRVCPIDLPVVDWKLETGIRKKRLLNYSIDFGICIFCGNCVEYCPTNCLSMTEEYELSTYDRHELNYNQIALGRLPMSVINDYTIRTISNSPQIIIK from the coding sequence ATGTTCCCTATGGTAACTGGGTTCATGAATTACGGTCAACAAACAGTACGAGCTGCAAGGTACATTGGTCAAGGGTTCATGATTACCTTATCTCACGCAAATCGTTTACCTGTAACTATTCAATATCCTTATGAAAAATTAATTACATCTGAGCGTTTCCGCGGCCGAATCCATTTTGAATTTGATAAATGCATTGCTTGTGAAGTATGTGTTCGTGTATGTCCTATAGATCTACCTGTTGTTGATTGGAAATTGGAAACTGGTATACGAAAGAAACGCTTGCTTAATTACAGTATTGATTTCGGAATTTGTATTTTTTGTGGTAACTGTGTTGAGTATTGTCCAACAAATTGTTTATCAATGACTGAAGAATATGAACTTTCTACTTATGATCGTCACGAATTGAATTATAATCAAATCGCATTGGGTCGTTTACCAATGTCAGTAATTAACGATTATACAATTCGAACAATTTCGAATTCGCCTCAAATAATAATAAAATAA
- the ndhH gene encoding NADH-plastoquinone oxidoreductase subunit 7 → MNVTTTRKDLMIVNMGPHHPSMHGVLRLILTLDGEDVIDCEPILGYLHRGMEKIAENRTVIQYLPYVTRWDYLATMFTEAITVNGPEQLGNIQVPKRASYIRVIMLELSRIASHLLWLGPFMADIGAQTPFFYIFRERELVYDLFEAATGMRMMHNYFRIGGVAADLPYGWIDKCLDFCDYFLTAVSEYQKLITRNPIFLERVEGVGIIGPEEAINWGLSGPMLRASGIQWDLRKVDHYECYDELDWEIHWQKEGDSLARYLVRIGEMRESIKIIQQALEGIPGGPYENLETRCFARERDPEWNDFEYRFISKKPSPTFELPKQELYVRVEAPKGELGIFLIGDQSGFPWRWKIRPPGFINLQILPQLVKRMKLADIMTILGSIDIIMGEVDR, encoded by the coding sequence ATGAATGTAACAACTACAAGAAAAGACCTCATGATAGTCAATATGGGACCTCACCACCCATCAATGCATGGTGTTCTTCGGCTCATCCTTACTCTAGATGGTGAAGATGTTATTGATTGTGAACCAATATTAGGTTATTTACACAGAGGAATGGAAAAAATTGCGGAAAATCGAACAGTTATACAATATCTACCTTATGTAACACGTTGGGATTATTTAGCTACTATGTTCACAGAAGCAATAACCGTAAATGGACCAGAACAGTTGGGAAATATTCAAGTACCTAAAAGAGCCAGTTATATCAGAGTAATTATGTTAGAGTTGAGTCGTATAGCTTCTCATCTGTTATGGCTTGGCCCCTTTATGGCAGATATTGGTGCACAGACCCCTTTTTTCTATATTTTCAGAGAAAGAGAATTAGTATATGATCTATTCGAAGCTGCCACCGGTATGAGAATGATGCATAATTATTTTCGTATCGGAGGAGTAGCGGCCGATCTACCTTATGGATGGATAGATAAATGTTTGGATTTCTGTGATTATTTTTTAACAGCGGTTTCTGAATATCAAAAACTTATTACGCGAAATCCTATTTTTTTAGAACGAGTTGAGGGAGTAGGCATTATTGGTCCAGAAGAAGCAATAAATTGGGGTTTATCGGGACCAATGCTACGAGCTTCCGGAATCCAATGGGATCTTCGTAAAGTTGATCATTATGAATGTTACGACGAATTGGATTGGGAAATCCATTGGCAAAAAGAAGGAGATTCATTAGCTCGCTATTTAGTCCGAATCGGTGAAATGAGGGAATCTATAAAAATTATTCAACAAGCTCTGGAAGGAATTCCAGGGGGGCCCTATGAGAATTTAGAAACCCGGTGCTTTGCTAGAGAAAGGGATCCGGAATGGAATGATTTTGAATATCGATTCATTAGTAAAAAACCTTCTCCTACTTTTGAATTGCCGAAGCAAGAACTTTATGTAAGAGTTGAAGCCCCAAAGGGAGAATTGGGAATTTTTTTAATAGGAGATCAGAGTGGTTTTCCTTGGAGGTGGAAAATTCGTCCACCTGGTTTTATCAATTTGCAAATTCTTCCTCAGTTAGTTAAAAGAATGAAATTGGCCGATATTATGACAATACTAGGTAGCATAGATATCATTATGGGAGAAGTTGATCGTTAA
- the rps15 gene encoding ribosomal protein S15 encodes MVKNSFISVISQEEEKEENRGSIEFQVFRFTNKIRRLTSHLELHRKDYLSQRGLRKILGKRQRLLSYLSKKNRIRYKELISQLDIRESKTR; translated from the coding sequence ATGGTAAAAAATTCATTCATCTCAGTTATTTCACAAGAAGAAGAAAAAGAAGAAAACAGGGGGTCCATTGAATTTCAAGTATTTCGTTTCACCAATAAGATACGAAGACTGACTTCACATTTGGAATTGCACCGAAAAGATTATTTATCTCAGAGAGGTTTACGTAAAATCCTGGGAAAACGCCAACGACTGCTGTCTTATTTGTCAAAGAAAAATAGAATACGTTATAAAGAATTAATTAGTCAGCTGGATATTCGGGAGTCAAAAACTCGTTAA